Proteins encoded together in one Bradyrhizobium sp. PSBB068 window:
- a CDS encoding DUF21 domain-containing protein, whose protein sequence is MAYLGIIATWIGIAACILQSALFAGLNLAVFSLSLLRLQIEADSGNANAARVLELRRHSNQILATIIWGNVTTNVLLTLLSDSVLAGVGAFLFSAFAITLLGEIFPQAYFSRNALAMTARFLPFLNFYRIVLFPLAKPTAMVLDWWLGSEGITYLREQDIRQMIARHVVDGGDISKVEAIGAQNFLDLDDISVCDEGEAIDPASILSLPLANQRCVLPKFDSVPDDPFLRRIDASGMKWVIVTDLAGEPVFVLDAHHFLRDALFNQLESDPTAYWHRPIIVRDAKARLGDVIGLMKVVPETPGDDVIEHDLILVWSGQKRIITGSDLLGRLLRGIATVEKRSAA, encoded by the coding sequence ATGGCCTATCTTGGGATCATCGCGACCTGGATCGGGATCGCCGCCTGCATCCTGCAGTCGGCATTGTTCGCCGGCCTCAATCTCGCGGTCTTCAGCCTCAGCCTGTTGCGGCTGCAGATCGAGGCGGACAGCGGCAATGCCAACGCGGCGCGCGTGCTCGAGCTTCGCCGGCATTCGAATCAGATCCTCGCCACCATCATCTGGGGCAATGTCACCACCAACGTGCTGCTGACGCTGTTGTCGGACTCGGTGTTGGCCGGCGTGGGCGCGTTCCTGTTCTCGGCCTTCGCCATCACGCTGCTCGGCGAGATATTCCCGCAGGCCTATTTCTCGCGCAACGCGCTGGCGATGACCGCGCGGTTCCTGCCGTTCCTGAACTTCTATCGCATCGTGCTGTTTCCGCTGGCGAAGCCGACGGCCATGGTGCTCGACTGGTGGCTCGGCTCGGAAGGCATCACCTATCTGCGCGAGCAGGATATCCGGCAGATGATCGCCCGCCACGTCGTCGACGGCGGCGACATCAGCAAGGTGGAGGCGATCGGCGCCCAGAACTTCCTCGACCTCGACGACATCTCGGTGTGTGACGAGGGCGAGGCGATCGATCCCGCCAGCATCCTCAGCCTGCCGCTCGCCAATCAGCGCTGCGTGCTGCCGAAATTCGACAGCGTGCCAGATGATCCGTTCCTGCGCCGGATCGATGCGTCGGGGATGAAATGGGTGATCGTGACCGATCTCGCGGGTGAACCGGTGTTCGTGCTCGATGCCCACCACTTCCTGCGCGATGCGCTGTTCAACCAACTCGAAAGCGATCCGACCGCCTATTGGCACCGGCCGATCATCGTGCGTGACGCCAAGGCGCGGCTCGGCGACGTCATCGGGTTGATGAAGGTGGTGCCGGAGACGCCGGGCGACGACGTGATCGAGCACGATCTGATCCTGGTGTGGAGCGGGCAGAAGCG